A stretch of Corallococcus macrosporus DNA encodes these proteins:
- a CDS encoding S8 family serine peptidase, with amino-acid sequence MKRWGFVGLLALAACAPESSTRASAQGQVCPGVLAGGIKEETSARQGLDGTQPSRTHDDGREPVIIRFRRSGGTGTHAAAVTASGASFTASTGAKVSAVYRNIPAVAARVSPAERYLLERSDLVESIEVDQPWSAQGLTPALFSPLPRQLTAATLLPGDEYTEGLRLVQAPEVWDANGDGVLDEGAPTGQGVKVCIIDSGLDMAHPEFQGAVAASHDFLDDDDDANDRGSKGQWGQGHGTHVAGIIAARVGQGGVTGPRGSPGGMVGVAPNASLLIARVLDLQGHTQMSVVLSAMEWCESQGARVVSLSLGGGTATRSTVEAFKALLDHGMLVVAASGNQNGPVSYPASDPSVLAVGAVDSRERRASFSNAGPELSLVAPGVDVLSTFPRGLGAFAEMSVEDASPLSRSLLYSPTGDTSGRLVDCGLGDSLDSCLEATCDGFVAYVRPGAVPVDQSMANVMRQGARAVVFAAEDAPAGGSVDILSLPRSGHWAPAVSVNQAASTMLRQRLGADARLSLFPVDYTHVSGTSMAAPYVSGVAALLWSARPELTPQQVREALEASARDLGTQGRDPLFGHGLVHARDALQRLP; translated from the coding sequence ATGAAGCGTTGGGGTTTCGTCGGGTTGCTGGCGCTGGCCGCGTGTGCGCCGGAGTCGTCCACGCGCGCCTCCGCGCAGGGGCAGGTGTGCCCGGGAGTCCTCGCCGGCGGCATCAAGGAGGAGACGTCGGCCCGCCAGGGACTGGACGGAACGCAGCCCTCGCGCACGCATGACGACGGGCGCGAGCCGGTCATCATCCGCTTCCGGCGCAGCGGCGGCACCGGCACCCATGCGGCGGCCGTCACCGCCTCCGGCGCCAGCTTCACCGCGAGCACCGGCGCGAAGGTGAGCGCCGTCTACCGCAACATCCCCGCCGTGGCCGCGCGCGTGTCGCCCGCGGAGCGCTACCTGCTGGAGCGCAGCGACCTGGTGGAGAGCATCGAGGTGGATCAGCCCTGGAGCGCCCAGGGCCTGACGCCCGCGCTCTTCTCGCCGCTGCCGCGCCAGCTGACGGCCGCCACGCTGCTGCCCGGCGACGAGTACACCGAAGGGCTGCGCCTGGTGCAGGCCCCGGAGGTGTGGGACGCCAACGGGGACGGCGTGCTGGACGAGGGCGCGCCCACGGGCCAGGGCGTGAAGGTGTGCATCATCGACAGCGGCCTGGACATGGCGCACCCGGAGTTCCAGGGCGCCGTGGCGGCCAGCCATGACTTCCTGGACGACGACGACGACGCGAACGACCGCGGCAGCAAGGGCCAGTGGGGCCAGGGCCACGGCACGCACGTGGCGGGCATCATCGCGGCGCGCGTGGGCCAGGGCGGCGTCACCGGCCCCCGGGGCAGCCCCGGCGGCATGGTGGGCGTGGCGCCCAACGCGTCGCTGCTCATCGCGCGCGTGCTGGACCTGCAGGGGCACACGCAGATGAGCGTGGTGCTCTCCGCCATGGAGTGGTGCGAGTCCCAGGGCGCGCGCGTCGTGTCGCTGTCGCTGGGCGGCGGCACCGCCACGCGCAGCACGGTGGAGGCGTTCAAGGCGCTCTTGGACCACGGCATGCTGGTGGTGGCGGCCTCCGGCAACCAGAACGGCCCGGTGAGCTACCCGGCGTCCGACCCGTCCGTGCTCGCGGTGGGGGCGGTGGACTCGCGCGAGCGGCGCGCCAGCTTCTCCAACGCGGGCCCGGAGCTGTCGCTGGTGGCGCCCGGCGTGGACGTGCTGTCCACGTTCCCCCGCGGGCTGGGCGCCTTCGCGGAGATGTCCGTGGAGGACGCGTCCCCGCTGTCGCGCTCGCTGTTGTATTCGCCCACGGGTGACACCTCCGGGCGGCTGGTGGACTGCGGCCTGGGGGATTCGCTGGACTCGTGCCTGGAAGCCACCTGTGACGGCTTCGTCGCGTACGTGCGGCCGGGCGCGGTGCCCGTGGATCAGTCCATGGCCAACGTGATGCGGCAGGGCGCGCGCGCCGTCGTCTTCGCCGCCGAGGACGCCCCCGCGGGCGGCTCGGTGGACATCCTCTCCCTGCCGCGCAGCGGCCACTGGGCCCCGGCCGTCAGCGTCAACCAGGCCGCCAGCACCATGCTGCGCCAGCGGCTGGGCGCGGACGCGCGGCTGTCCCTCTTCCCGGTGGACTACACCCACGTGTCCGGCACCTCCATGGCCGCGCCCTACGTGAGCGGCGTCGCCGCGCTCCTGTGGAGCGCCCGGCCGGAGCTCACGCCCCAGCAGGTGCGCGAGGCGCTGGAGGCTTCCGCGCGCGACCTGGGCACCCAGGGCCGCGACCCGCTGTTCGGCCACGGCCTGGTGCACGCGCGGGACGCCTTGCAGCGGCTGCCGTGA
- a CDS encoding cytochrome-c peroxidase, translating into MTGFRPRTAVLALALLGAGCESEVPFPTDDELDQLSALHTQSAKPEVDPTNKWGDNADAAALGQRLFEDPGLSRCGTVSCKSCHAGESYTVETATAEGCGGHQSERNPPSLLNVGYSRWFMWDGRADRLWSQAVLPLTNPIEMDSDATVVRSRLVAEPTYTAAYSALFGKAPADESDGDRLMANVGKVLAAYQRTLNRTDAPFDADVRRFLQAVEAGTQEKDPAYLGLKTFMRKGQCVVCHKGRSLTDDKFHNLGLKDSGAGKRGQAGVVDALLSWQFNASGAYSDAPGGTDAARLPTLKAQAQSKPTEVEGAFRTPTLRNVALSAPYMHTGAEKTLEDVVDFYNEGGDPDGTFVGVRTETIVKLDLSSEEKQALVTLLKSMTGAAK; encoded by the coding sequence ATGACTGGTTTCCGTCCGCGTACCGCCGTGCTCGCCCTGGCCCTGCTGGGGGCCGGGTGCGAATCCGAAGTGCCCTTTCCCACCGACGACGAGCTGGACCAGCTCAGCGCCCTGCACACGCAGAGCGCGAAGCCGGAGGTGGACCCCACCAACAAGTGGGGTGACAACGCGGACGCGGCGGCGCTGGGCCAGCGGCTCTTCGAGGACCCGGGGCTGTCGCGCTGCGGGACGGTGTCCTGCAAGAGCTGCCACGCCGGGGAGTCCTACACGGTGGAGACGGCGACGGCGGAGGGCTGCGGAGGCCACCAGTCCGAGCGCAACCCGCCCAGCCTGCTCAACGTGGGCTACAGCCGCTGGTTCATGTGGGACGGGCGGGCGGACCGGCTCTGGTCCCAGGCGGTGCTGCCGCTGACGAACCCCATTGAAATGGACTCGGACGCGACGGTGGTGCGCTCACGGCTGGTGGCGGAGCCCACGTACACGGCGGCGTACTCGGCGCTGTTCGGCAAGGCGCCCGCGGACGAGTCCGACGGCGACCGGCTGATGGCGAACGTGGGCAAGGTGCTGGCGGCGTACCAGCGCACGCTCAACCGCACCGACGCGCCCTTCGACGCGGACGTGCGGCGCTTCCTCCAGGCGGTGGAGGCGGGCACGCAGGAGAAGGACCCGGCGTACCTGGGCCTGAAGACGTTCATGCGCAAGGGCCAGTGCGTGGTGTGCCACAAGGGCCGCTCGCTGACGGACGACAAGTTCCACAACCTGGGGCTGAAGGACTCTGGCGCGGGCAAGCGCGGGCAGGCGGGCGTGGTGGACGCGCTGCTGTCCTGGCAGTTCAACGCCTCTGGCGCCTACAGCGACGCGCCGGGCGGCACGGACGCGGCGCGGCTGCCCACGCTCAAGGCGCAGGCGCAGTCCAAGCCCACGGAGGTGGAGGGCGCGTTCCGCACCCCCACCCTGCGCAACGTGGCGCTCTCCGCGCCGTACATGCACACCGGCGCGGAGAAGACGCTGGAGGACGTGGTCGACTTCTACAACGAGGGCGGCGACCCGGACGGCACCTTCGTGGGCGTGCGCACGGAGACCATCGTCAAGCTGGACCTGAGCAGCGAGGAGAAGCAGGCGCTGGTGACGCTGCTCAAGTCCATGACGGGCGCGGCGAAGTAG